Genomic DNA from Corynebacterium diphtheriae:
GCCGCGCTCAACGCCGTGCTCGGTGTGGAGTTCGGCGGCGGCGGGGTGCCCTGGTGTGATGGTCAAGGCTGGGTTGATGCGGGCGAGGTGCTGTGCGGACCATTGGCAGAATCCGCAGTCGCTGTCGTAGATGAAGGTCATTGTTAGCCGCGGATGAGGCTGAGTACTTCTGCGCGGGAGGCTGCGTCGGTTTTAAATCCGCCGCGAACTGCAGACGTGGTGGTCACGGCTCCTGGTTTGCGGATTCCACGCATGGCCATGCAGAGGTGTTCGCATTCGATGACCACGATGACTGCTTGGGCTTGTAGCTTGTCTACCAGTGCGTCTGCCACTTGGGTGGTCAGGCGTTCTTGGACTTGGGGGCGTTTGGCGTAGAGGTCAACGAGTCGTGCGAGTTTGGATAGGCCGGTGACTTTTCCGGATTCACCTGGGATGTAGCCGATGTGTGCTTTGCCGAAGAAGGGCACTAGGTGGTGTTCGCAGGTGGAGTAGATCGGGATGTCGCGGACTAGGACCACTTCCCGATGGTCCTCGCTGAAGGTTTTAGCGAGGACCTCGGTGGGGTCGGTGTGCAGGCCTGCGAACAT
This window encodes:
- the folE gene encoding GTP cyclohydrolase I FolE, with the translated sequence MTAQFDQQRAEAAVRELLIAVGEDPDREGLQETPARVAKAYAEMFAGLHTDPTEVLAKTFSEDHREVVLVRDIPIYSTCEHHLVPFFGKAHIGYIPGESGKVTGLSKLARLVDLYAKRPQVQERLTTQVADALVDKLQAQAVIVVIECEHLCMAMRGIRKPGAVTTTSAVRGGFKTDAASRAEVLSLIRG